GCCCCGACCCATGGCAAAACGCCGCTTCTGCCGCGCTGCAATATTATTTTTCGCGCATGTATAACGGCAGCGAATATAATGACGCCATCAGCCCGGATGGTTTGTATAAAACCTATACCGATTATTTTGGAAGCCCCTGGGAGGATTCGTTTGAATTGATCCCCGGCAGCCTGAGACAACCCGACCTTTCCCTCCCATTCCCCGACTCGCAAACCTGGAATTACACCGGTGGACCACATACAGGCTGGGGCACTGGCGAGCCGTTTTCCGCGCTTGACTTTGCTCCGCCATCCGAAAAATCCGGGTGTATCCCAGCCAAAATCGAAAATTTTGCCACGGCAGTGGCTGATGGTTTGGTCGTCCGCTCCAGAGTGGACGGTGTCGCACTCGATCTCGACAAAGACGGCGATGAACGTACAGGCTGGGTGATCTTTTATCTTCACCTTGCAACAAAGGAGCGCGTCTCTCTCGGCACGGAATTGAAAACCGGAGACAAGATCGGTTATCCCTCCTGTGAAGGCGGACGGTCCACGGGTACTCACGTTCATGTTGCAAGAAAATTTAACGGCGAATGGATCCTCGCAGACAGCGTCATCCCGTTCACGATGAGCGGTTGGATACCCCACAGAGGAATCAGAGCTTACGAGGGGACTCTCACCAAGGGCGGCCTGACCGTGACCGCCTGCGAGTGCGGTGACGTTTATACAGCCGTCAACGGAAATTATCCCTGATCGTTCGAAGGGGAATCCGACTCTAAACCCACCTTGTGAAGGTATTCACCCTCCTTCAACAAAGCCTTCGATTCTGAATCGTAGATTTTATAAACGGAGCGGATCGGAAAAGCCTTCGCCAGCATCGCGTACACCGGGCAGTATTTTTCCACCGAGAGTTCGATCGAGCGTACAATGGCGGATTCATCCAGGGAGGCGCCATAGAAACGATATTCGACCATTGCCTGTGTAAAAACCCTAGGATAATCCCTGGCACGATCTCCGTGAAATAAGACCTGAAAATCCGTCACGGCCTGCTGTTTTTTGAGCAGAACCGAGATCACGTCCATCCCCGCACAACCCGCCAAACCGATAGCGATCAATTCCATCGGGCGCGCGCCAGAATCGGATTGACCATCAGTAATATCCGAATTCAAACGAACGGGGGAGCCGGATGCCCCTTCCCCTTCGAAAGCCATGCGGCCCATCCAATTCACAGTCACATCCATTTAGCGATCCTCCATGATAACGCCTGGAACGTATTTATCAAGATTGTTTTTCGAGATGCCGCCGATCCACATCAGGCGGATGCGGCCAGACCTGTCGATGACGTAGGAACTTGGCAGGTTCATGGTATTGAATTCGCCGCCGGCCGTACTGCCCGGATCGAGCCAGACGGGGAAGGTCAGCCCAAATTCTTCGACGAACGGAGTTACTTCGTCCAGGGTCTCGCCCTGGTCGATGGCGATCAGGATAAAACCGTCGGAACGGTGTTCATCGTAGAATGCCTGAAGAGTGGGCATCTCCTCCCGACATGGCGGGCACCATGTAGCCCACAGGTTTACCAATACGACATTTCCCAGATAATCGGAAAGGGAAGCCGCCTGGCCGTCCAGCGTGGTGAGATTCAATTCGGGGGAGGGTAAATTCACTTCGACGGGTATCGTCGAAAAGTCCTGCGTGGAGGCGGAGGATAATTGTTCGGGCATGAGCAGAAACGACACACCCAGGGCAAGGAATCCGAACCCGATCAGCATTAGGGCAATCAGTCGGCCGGGCGAAGGTTGATTCGAAAGTTCGCTCATATGTCAGTACGCGGCATTTCAAAGTATAACTCACGAAGTTTTCCGCAGTCAGAAAACGGGACAAATGTCATCCAATATAGGATGGATGATACTAGCAGGCGGGTTGCGCGACGATTACTATGACCAAAATGCTTGAGAACCTGCCGATCATCCCCCTTTTTCAAGACCTTTCTCCAGACCAGGCAACCATGCTCATGTCGATCTTCGAAAGGTTCATTTGTCCATCAGGTACGGTGATCTTCGAGCAGGGAGATGCTGCGGAATATCTTTACTTGATCTTGAAGGGCAAAGCTGCAATCAGCTACAAGCCATATGATGCGCCGCGCATCCTGATCACCCGCCTCAAAGATGGCGATGTCTTTGGCTGGTCAGCCGCAATCGGCGGAAAAAGATATACTTCCAGTGTCGCCAGCGAAACGGACCTTGATACCATTCGCATCCACCGGCAGGATTTATGGAGCCTGATGGACAACCACCCCGAGACCGGAAGGATCATCATCGACCGGCTGGCACTAAACGTTTCATCCCGTTGGAAAAACGCCCATGAGCAGATCAAGCGTTTTATCGATTCGGAAAGGAAATAACAATGTCTGTTACGCATGCACGTACCCGCGAAGATCAGATCCGCCATCTGTTGGAGAATCTGAGCGCATACATCGAACAATTCCATGGCGGGACCGTGGAATTCGTCTCCCTGAGCGGGGATGAGTTGAAGGTACGGCTGGGAGGCGCCTGTCTCAACTGTCCGCTTTTGCCTTCCACACTCCACGGCTGGGTGGAAGGAACGGTTCACCAATTCTTTCCTGAAATCCACGTCATGGAGAGCAAGTAGCATAAAAATTGCGGTGCAAGATTTTCTCCTGCACCGCAATTTCAGGACCAGTCACCTGGGGGATTCGAATTATCCCGCGTTCCGTGTGAAAAACCGGATGACGAGAAACCCGCCGAACGCGATGAGCGCGACCGCCCAAATGTAATTTGCATAATCCATCAGGGAGGCAAGCCCCAGCACACCCATGATTCCCAGCACAAGCGCGGGCCAGAACGCCCATTTCATTCGCGCAAGGACGGCGACCAGTAGAAAGGTCAGCGCAAGACCGAGGAAGAAGAAACCGCCGCTCTCGAACGCGCCAAAACGCTCTGTTGCCACCGTCATCCCCGCCAAAGTACAAAGGACGCCGCCGGGGATAAGCGCCCACCATCTTTCGACCGGGCTGGTGAGATAGACGATGAAAAAGGTCAACCCGATCCCGCCGAGAACGATGGCACCCGAATATTCATCGAAATAGGACGAGGCAAGAATCAAGAGCGAAAGCGCCGTGAGCACTCCGCCCGGGATGATCGCCCACCACCGATGGATTCGATCGGTCAGGTAAACGTACCAGAACGACAGGGCAATGCCGCCGAGAAAGATCGCGCCGCCCAATTCATCGACAGCTTCGGGGAGGAGGATCAACACGCCCAACGCCGCCAGGGTGAAACCCGGGAACGCCGCCCACCAATTCCCGCTTAGCAGCAAGGAGAGGAACGCCAGCCCGCCAAGGAGAAACGCTCCGCCCCAGAAATAATCACCCGCATTTTTCAGATAACCCATCGTCTGGGCAAGGGCAAGCCCGCCGCCGAGGATCAACAGCACTCCGATTACGATCCGGGGATCAAATCTTCGCATCATGGTTCGACTCCTTATATAATCTTGACCGAAACCGCCCCGCCCTTGACGTTTATCTCCACGGCATTCGGCGAAGTTTCATAGTCAGGGGATACGCGGTTCGGAAAGCGGGTCCGATCCACCTGGAAATCGCCCGCGCCGATGGAAGCGTGAGCCCGAATGGCAACACCTTCCGGGACGACAATTGTAAGAGACGCCGCGCCAACTTCAAAGTCCGCGTTGAGGCGCCCACGAGCAGGCAGAGTGATCACCGTGTCGCTTGCCCCGGCTTTCAACCGTATATCGGTGACATTCATGTCCTTGAGATCGATCACGGATTTGTTCGCACCCAAATTCATATCCAATGCCGTGGGAACGGACGAGTTGAACGAAACATCCCAGTCGAGTTGTTCCCGCCAGCCGAAGGGAGGAAATACAATGAAATCATTCGCGGGTCTCATGCGGACCTCGAGCCTTTCACCGTTCCGCGAATTCGTGTGACGCAGCCCTCCGATGAAAGAGCCGTGCAGTAATTCATTCGCCGATGCGCCGCTGTGGAAACGAAACTCCCCCGCGCCGTGACTGATATGCACACCCGCCTCACGCGCGCCCTGTAAATCGATACTGGCGGTTTCAGTTTTTATCTCGCCCCGCAGGAATACGCCAAGCAAAACCCAAATCCCGAAGCCGATCAATAAAACGGGCCAGAAA
This portion of the Anaerolineales bacterium genome encodes:
- a CDS encoding OsmC family protein — protein: MDVTVNWMGRMAFEGEGASGSPVRLNSDITDGQSDSGARPMELIAIGLAGCAGMDVISVLLKKQQAVTDFQVLFHGDRARDYPRVFTQAMVEYRFYGASLDESAIVRSIELSVEKYCPVYAMLAKAFPIRSVYKIYDSESKALLKEGEYLHKVGLESDSPSNDQG
- a CDS encoding TlpA family protein disulfide reductase, producing the protein MSELSNQPSPGRLIALMLIGFGFLALGVSFLLMPEQLSSASTQDFSTIPVEVNLPSPELNLTTLDGQAASLSDYLGNVVLVNLWATWCPPCREEMPTLQAFYDEHRSDGFILIAIDQGETLDEVTPFVEEFGLTFPVWLDPGSTAGGEFNTMNLPSSYVIDRSGRIRLMWIGGISKNNLDKYVPGVIMEDR
- a CDS encoding cyclic nucleotide-binding domain-containing protein, with the translated sequence MTKMLENLPIIPLFQDLSPDQATMLMSIFERFICPSGTVIFEQGDAAEYLYLILKGKAAISYKPYDAPRILITRLKDGDVFGWSAAIGGKRYTSSVASETDLDTIRIHRQDLWSLMDNHPETGRIIIDRLALNVSSRWKNAHEQIKRFIDSERK
- a CDS encoding NifU family protein, with translation MSVTHARTREDQIRHLLENLSAYIEQFHGGTVEFVSLSGDELKVRLGGACLNCPLLPSTLHGWVEGTVHQFFPEIHVMESK